A region of the Pricia mediterranea genome:
ATAAGGCCTGCCGGCGGGCAGGCCTTAGCTTATCCAGCGAACAACCTAAGTAGAATATATAATGAAAATTGAAAAACAATGGGTGATATAGGACAGTTTCTTCCGATGATCTTAATCTTCGTGGTCGCGTATTTTTTTATGATACGACCCCAAATGAAGCGTTCAAAGGACGAGAAAAAATTCGCGGCCGAGCTGAAAAAAGGGGACCGCGTAATAACTAAAAGTGGACTGCACGGCAAGGTTATGGACCTGAGCGACAAGGATTCTTCCTGCATT
Encoded here:
- the yajC gene encoding preprotein translocase subunit YajC, with protein sequence MGDIGQFLPMILIFVVAYFFMIRPQMKRSKDEKKFAAELKKGDRVITKSGLHGKVMDLSDKDSSCILETMAGKLKFDRSAISMEMSKKLNAPKEKK